From Eubalaena glacialis isolate mEubGla1 chromosome 17, mEubGla1.1.hap2.+ XY, whole genome shotgun sequence, a single genomic window includes:
- the PYCR3 gene encoding pyrroline-5-carboxylate reductase 3 has product MAEAIAQGLIQAGKVEAQHVLASAPTDRNLCHFRALGCQTTHSNREVLQSCSLVFFATKPHILPAVLVEVAPVVTAEHIVVSVAAGVSLSTLEELLPPMARVLRVSPNLPCVVQEGAMVMARGRHVGSGEAGLLRTLLEACGQCEEVPEAQVDVHTGLSGSGVAFVCAFSEALAEGAIKMGMPSGLAHRIAAQTLLGTAKMLLQKGQHPAQLRTDVCTPGGTTIYGLHALEQGGLRAAAMSSVEAATCRARELSRK; this is encoded by the exons ATGGCGGAGGCCATCGCGCAGGGCCTCATCCAAGCAG GAAAAGTGGAAGCTCAGCACGTGCTGGCCAGCGCGCCGACGGACAGGAACCTCTGCCACTTCCGG GCCCTGGGCTGCCAGACGACCCACTCCAACCGGGAGGTGCTGCAGAGCTGCTCCCTCGTCTTCTTTGCCACCAAGCCCCACATCTTGCCGGCTGTCCTGGTGGAGGTGGCTCCTGTGGTCACCGCTGAGCACATCGTGGTGTCCGTGGCTGCCGGAGTCTCCCTGAGCAccctggaggag CTGCTGCCCCCGATGGCGCGAGTGCTGCGGGTCTCGCCCAACCTGCCCTGCGTGGTCCAGGAGGGTGCCATGGTGATGGCGCGGGGCCGCCATGTCGGGAGCGGCGAGGCCGGGCTCCTGCGGACCCTGCTGGAGGCGTGCGGGCAGTGCGAGGAGGTGCCCGAGGCCCAGGTGGACGTCCACACTGGCCTCAGCGGCAGCGGTGTGGCCTTT GTGTGCGCCTTCTCGGAGGCCTTGGCCGAAGGAGCCATCAAGATGGGCATGCCCAGTGGCCTGGCCCACCGCATTGCCGCCCAGACCCTGCTG GGCACGGCCAAGATGCTTCTGCAGAAGGGGCAGCACCCGGCTCAGCTGCGGACTGACGTGTGCACGCCGGGCGGCACCACTATCTATGGGCTCCACGCTCTGGAGCAGGGCGGGCTACGGGCAGCGGCCATGAGCTCCGTGGAGGCTGCCACGTGCCGGGCCCGGGAACTCAGCAGGAAGTAG